One window of Manihot esculenta cultivar AM560-2 chromosome 17, M.esculenta_v8, whole genome shotgun sequence genomic DNA carries:
- the LOC110605328 gene encoding zinc finger CCCH domain-containing protein 12, with amino-acid sequence MDYGGDFSSANVVHVIPGAGPENWFPNSMDSNSVWATEDDYHAWSNSDGPSDNIPSISDIQSSQTRSGSEPPNKKSKNNSQEMSSKKSFGKMFFKTKLCCKFRAGTCPYITNCNFAHSIEELRRPPPNWQEIVSAQEEEKGNVVEMREGFQIPSVGGFGGESQRSYKGRHCKKFYTEEGCPYGDNCTFLHDEQSKNRESVAISLGPGAYGGASLGEGVSGGGSGNGGNVKPSNWKTRICNKWELTGYCPFGNKCHFAHGAAELHRYGGGLMESEAKDGSAPAETKQGGVPSKSPADAVVASVTTVPHSDVYHAGVPSQRSSILIQRPGQRTHEKWKGPDKISRIYGDWIDDVE; translated from the exons ATGGATTACGGTGGAGATTTTTCAAGTGCAAATGTTGTCCATGTAATTCCTGGAGCTGGACCCGAGAATTGGTTTCCAAATTCTATGGATTCCAATTCTGTTTGGGCCACGGAAGATGATTATCATGCTTGGAGCAACTCCGACGGCCCTTCTGATAACATCCCCTCCATTTCAGACATTCAATCCTCCCAAACGCGTTCTGGTAGTGAACCACCAAACAAGAAATCCAAAAATAACTCCCAAGAAATGTCTTCGAAAAAATCCTTTGGGAAAATGTTTTTCAAGACCAAACTTTGCTGCAAGTTCCGTGCTGGCACATGCCCGTACATCACAAACTGCAACTTTGCccacagcatagaggagcttcgACGCCCGCCTCCAAACTGGCAAGAAATTGTGTCTGCTCAGGAGGAAGAGAAAGGAAATGTAGTGGAGATGAGAGAGGGGTTTCAAATTCCATCTGTAGGGGGATTTGGAGGGGAGTCACAGAGGTCTTACAAAGGGAGACATTGCAAGAAGTTTTATACAGAGGAGGGGTGCCCCTATGGAGATAATTGTACATTTTTGCATGATGAACAGTCGAAGAATAGGGAGAGTGTGGCAATAAGTTTGGGGCCAGGAGCGTATGGAGGGGCCTCATTAGGTGAAGGGGTAAGTGGAGGTGGGAGTGGGAATGGAGGGAATGTGAAGCCATCAAATTGGAAGACAAGGATTTGCAACAAGTGGGAACTCACTGGGTATTGCCCATTTGGGAATAAGTGCCATTTTGCCCATGGAGCTGCAG AGTTGCATCGATATGGTGGAGGGCTTATGGAGTCGGAAGCTAAAGATGGTTCTGCCCCAGCTGAAACAAAGCAGGGAGGAGTGCCTTCAAAATCTCCAGCAGATGCTGTGGTTGCATCAGTTACTACAGTTCCCCATTCAGATGTCTATCATGCCGGTGTTCCATCTCAAAGGTCATCCATTTTAATTCAGAGACCAGGGCAAAGAACTCATGAGAAATGGAAAGGCCCAGACAAAATCAGCAGGATATATGGTGACTGGATTGATGACGTTGAATAG